In one window of Gossypium arboreum isolate Shixiya-1 chromosome 4, ASM2569848v2, whole genome shotgun sequence DNA:
- the LOC108459822 gene encoding uncharacterized protein LOC108459822, with the protein MLDRRYRVAGEQISSFNPAYKIHNDCDGTGDIEFDFWSEREAWYYNSNNLDDADVDGSEVEFQVEAACDGDSPSPLWGANKVNDASPLLPNNHFYSYISPTRRRQMIEEGRKELMEMIRNMPESSYELSLKDLVDKQNLSETVKEKVVLEEKGFRLETEIRTEKRTAKAKAKTGSLSRTASMETDRLLLKMFFPSHLSFKKKSMAENSSKVSPSPSCEGSEKPVDKQWWIKRIFIQRDHKNKEDSCKNSCKSRDAKGSSLPRCWPFFFSKKR; encoded by the exons ATGCTTGACCGCCGGTACAGAGTTGCCGGAGAACagatttcttcattcaatccggCCTACAAGATTCATAATGACTGTGATGGAACAGGAGATATTGAATTTGATTTCTGGAGTGAGCGTGAAGCCTGGTATTACAACAGCAACAACTTGGATGATGCTGATGTTGATGGCAGTGAAGTTGAGTTCCAAGTTGAAGCAGCATGCGATGGGGATAGTCCCTCGCCTTTATGGGGAGCTAATAAGGTGAATGATGCTTCTCCTCTTCTTCCCAACAACCACTTTTACAGTTATATTTCTCCTACAAGACGGAGACAAATGATCGAAGAAGGTAGGAAAGAACTAATGGAGATGATCCGTAACATGCCTGAGTCTAGCTACGAGCTTTCGTTGAAAGATTTAGTTGATAAGCAAAATTTATCGGAGACGGTCAAAGAGAAAGTTGTTTTAGAAGAAAAAGGCTTTCGTTTGGAAACAGAGATTCGTACCGAGAAAAGAAcggcaaaggcaaaggcaaagaCTGGTTCATTATCCAGAACTGCTAGTATGGAAACTGATAGGCTCTTGTTAAAGATGTTTTTCCCAAGCCATTTGAGCTTCAAGAAGAAATCAATGGCTGAAAATAGCTCCAAGGTTTCCCCAAGTCCATCATGTGAGGGATCCGAGAAGCCGGTCGATAAGCAGTGGTGGATTAAAAGGATTTTCATCCAAAGGGATCATAAGAACAAAGAAGATAGCTGCAAGAACAGCTGCAAAAGCAG GGATGCAAAAGGAAGTTCCTTGCCTCGTTGCTGGCCATTCTTCTTTTCCAAGAAAAGATAA